In Camelina sativa cultivar DH55 chromosome 13, Cs, whole genome shotgun sequence, the genomic window ACCAAAGCAGTAACAAATCAATAAGAGAATCAAACACATTGAACAGTGAAAAGAagattcagatttttttaaaaaagggacATACTTTTCTACAAAGgctttctttaacaaaaaagtgttcttgagaaacCAAACGACCTCTCACTTGCTTCAGCTCAGCGGCCATAGACACAACGTTCCTCCGAAAGCTCTCTTTTTTCCCATCCAAATCTTTCAAAAGCGGATCCACCGTCGTTTTGACGTAATCTGACATCAGGGTCTTGTCCAATTCCTCATAAAACTCTCAATCTGTTTCAAGTATTCAGATCAAATCTCAGAACTTTGTAAAATGcatgtttaaaattattaaaacaaacttAGACCATTTAAGAActtttaatgaaacaaaataaataaattgagaTAGTATATTGTTGAGACAATTTAGGATgtagaagtaaaagaaaagtatCAGAGACGGAGACTTTTACGAGGTCAAATGAAGCTGAGACTTCTGGGTTTTTGTTGCTCGAAGTGTATGAGGAAACCAAAGTGAACATATTATTAATGTTATTCTTGCGTGacagaaggagagagagaaaaatgaaacaCGTAAAGGAAGCTCATACGCACACAGTCAATGAATTATTTTGGCTTATTTGATGTGTACATCtggaataagaaagaaaataataaaacttagATTATCCCTTTATTTTTCCACTAATTATGGGTTTAAGAATTTATTGACAGAAAAAGAAAGGGGTTTGAAAATACTcaggaaattaataaaaagggagtatattaattataattagacaaaataataaaagggAGTTtacagtttatatataaaatccaaGAGTCAATTTAGTGGTGAATAAAATATGCATGTCCACTATactttagttttgatttttgttaatttgactACTACAATTGGAGAAGGTAGTACGCAGAAATGTGGTTCAAAAGAACAATAATTTGGAATATTAAAATAGTTGATTGGTTGGATTATTGGGAGAGGTGGCTGTCGACGATGTCGACATAAGAGACAAATAGAGAGACGAAGAAACCCGTGGAAAGAGGAGAggggaaaagggccatttcaCCGTACACCCCTCCCAAAATACGATTTCGTTCCTCTATAAATAAGTGATAATTTTGACATGTATCCTATTAAAAAAGTATCTAACGTATGACGTAACCAATTGATCGCACAACAATATTCGATACTAtcatacaatttatttttataaacaaaaaaatctaattctTGATAAAATAAAACGTATAAGTATTATGAAACCCGTGTTTTGAATTGGAAGAGTTGTGCCATCACCAACAATAACCTCTTTACCACCAGTGTATGGTTAATGAAGAGAGAGGTTGGCTAGGTCAGAGGTGATGTGATGTTTGGAGCCAGAGTCCACGACCCAAGAACTAGAACTAGGAGCTTGAGAAAAATTCGCACGAGACATCCAGGAGGAAACTCATGGACGACTTGTTTGCAAAACCATACACTTCACTAAATTTAGAGGTGAAGATTGAGTACGTCATTAACTTGATCTTAAAATGGATGACACCCTCTTTTGCAATGTTGACTTTTGAATTTGCGAACTTAAACTATATGGTGCACAAAAAGTCAATAATTGGATCGAGTTATGTTGGATATGTCTATGGTGGCAATCTCCTTAAGCTCCATGTTGGTGAAGAACTCATCAAATATTTCAAGTATCCCCATCTTCTCGCGTACACTTCTATCTGCAAAACAGGTTAGATGAATTTTAATATGAGAGATCGGCTTAATTAAGAGCTTTCTTATCAATTGCGGTCCAAGGAGATATGGGTGCACTTGGAGCTTCACTTGTGTTTGCAGACCTTTGACGCTTACCGCTTGTTTTAGAACCTCCCACCATTAATGTACCTTTTAAAGATTCAAGAtcaatggaattttttttaaaacacaagtCTCAAATTgccacaaaataaacaaatgaggCACAATGATGCTAACTCAACCAACGGCCATTTCAAACATTCACACTAAAAAGTAAGAAACCACAACCTCAAACCACACTTCACAACTATTCTTATGctcaaaattattcaaaattctCAACTTGAAAATTTGGTAAACTTGCCAATAATGAATGGGAATCAAATGATGAAGTAAACACAAGTCTATGGCATCACAATAACAAGATACGCAAATTAAAGCcccaaattttacaatttttgtcACTTTTTCAACGTATGAACCTgtcatcaaaattcaaaatttctcAACAAATTATGCAAAATAAGCACCAACAATCATTACTCAAGGTTCACAAAGTCTATGACTAACACTAATCATGCCAATCTAGCTCTAAATGGACCTAGacataaataatttagtttgtGGATTTGTGTTTGCTTGCATGTTTGGTTTTTCTAAGCTATAAATTGCATAATTTCCAGAATTTGGTGGTACTCACTtaaaccatctccaatggtttttcctatttttacctctaaaatagaggaactctataatagaggtgactttttttgctccaatggatacctctattttttcctctaaaaaagaatattccgtagagattcattttttattttactattaataccttttacttataaaagttacaaactaacccatttattttagaatttgtgaaactttcataaaattatgatattatttaattttttaaaattcataaatattatttaaatatcacatttaggCTCAACAAGCGCAAATTTTACAAAAGCggaacaatcaacaacaaaaccagcaatctcctcctccatctACGTCGTTTGGTTCGATTGGACAAATTTTTAGGGATATTGGTGGAATCAGAAGTAATTTACtggaatattaaataattagtctttgttgtattaaaaataatattatggtatgaataaaaactaaaatatttaagttatttatatttaataagattttatataaattttcttttgcaaataatagtctcaaattttaaaaatgtttttctatacaaaaacctttaaaatttttctatacgaaaacctttaaaatttttaaaccaaaatattaaaaattagtcaaatttaactttataatcaattatcctattaatatacaaattaaattattattaaaaattttaaattattattaaactatttaaatatatattttatttatgggttttgttAGCTTCCAAGGATCCAAGTGACTGATGCAATCGCAAGATACTTCGGACTAAAACGCAGGCAGGTCGTGAAGATCATTTGTCAGAGTGAAACCGTTGGTCGTTATGTTACCTATCATTATGTTGTATAAGCAAATCTTAGCTTTTGCGGATTGGATTGCGAATTGAACGTTTATAGTTGTGAAACATAAGAGTAATGCTTATGTACCAAACCAAATCTTgactgttatttttgtttatctgaGATGAGAATTGAATCTTGCTACAAACTTTCAGTATTGTGTTGTTCAATATAAAACCTCtatttcattaaattattattaaactatttaaatatatattttatttattttgatcataaatataaaagtgttaaaagttcaaagactatcttataaataaaaaagttcaattttattatagaggaaaaaatagagtttctctatatatagaggaaaaaatagagatctctattatagaggtagaaatagaAATGAGTTGAAatagattttactctaaaatagagttaaaaagcaaatatagaaGTGGATGCCTTACACCACTCCCATCGATTATCCCGTTAGGatgtgtttcatttttttaataattaagtgaataaaaaataatattttaatctgAAATTTCCAGAGATCTGTGTCTCTGCGGATAGTGTTTTACATACCCACAGACACGCACGTGTCACTTATGTAGAGGTTacagtttattttgttttatttttgattttttttctatctcttttatTCAGTtgctttccctctctctcttttgattccAACAAACCGATGAAACACGAATGGATCAAAATCGAGGAAAACAAAACGATGGAAGTTCTGATCGACGCCAATCTTTCAATCTCCGATCGACGCCAAACTTACCTTACCCAATTTCGCCGGAGAAGATGCAGCAGAGAAAGCCAACGGCGGGAAGACCTAGTGGTACCGATGGATCAGATTTCTCATACCGCATGGTCGTTGACTCTCGTGAGTTTACGAAAACCCCCAAGTCTCCTCTGTCTCCAGATCCTTAATTATTCTTGATCCGTGTGTTGGTGACTGTTTTGTTTGGGTTACACGAAGGTCACTAAAGAAAAAGCTCGTCTCCGTCCTTTGATCTTTGTTCAGGTTCTCTTTGATTTGGATTCGTTTTGGTCTAGAATTCGATTTTGTGATGCGTTTGACAACTGTTACATTGTATTTCATATTATCAGGTTCTAACAATTAAGGGAGTTGAACAAATTGCAATTAGCTCAAACCTCATATACATTGTCACTGTTACTAGCTTTACCTCATGATTCACCAAATCTTTTAGTTTAGTGTGTAGCAAATTCATAGTTTTTAGCTTTGATGTCATTGAGATTGTAGTgttcttgaagttgttgtagcATTAGTAAAAATGCTTGATGTTGTCTTGGAGATGTATCCTCTTTTAGCTCAAATCTTTCTGGTTTTGGCTTTTGCAGGCTGTGATTTATTTAATCGGAGTATCGTGTGCGTTTCTGACAACAACTAAAAAGGATGAGATGAACACCCTTGCAATTGCAGGAGCTGCTGCTGGCTTTGTGTCTTCATTGATAGGAGAATTAGGTTTTAACCCTCTGTTCTTCGTTGTTCTGCCGATTGTGCATGACTAAAAGcatccttttgttttgtttatttatatatgttgtctCTGTTGAAAAAGGTTGCAGACGCAGCAGAGTAAACCTTTTGTGTCTTGTTTGGTTCTGCTATTGTTTTGTGTCTTGTTTGGTTCTGCTATTGTGTTGTGTCttgtttggttctgtttttaTTAACTGTTGCTTGGATTTTGTATTTACATCTACAGAATGGTTCATAAGCTCTGGGCAAGTGTGCATAGTGTTTTGGGTATTTTAGGCTTTCACTGATAGGGAGATTTGTAATTTTGACAATGGTTATATTGTAATGTGCAGAAATGTCACgtaaagaagaaggatatcAGGAAGTTTCTTGATGGTATCTATGTCAGCGAGAAGAGCAAGATTGTTGAAGAGGAATAGTTTTTATCAATCATCATAGCtccattttctctattttgaaTGTTAGTTTCTGTGTTATGGATTAATGTTCAGTTTCTGTGTTATGGATTAATCATCATAGCtccattttctctattttttaatgTTCAGTTTTGTGTTGAGTTTGGAATCAAGATACCCATATTTATGGATGACTAATGGGaggataaaaactaaaaacaatggGATGAatagattaatattatttttaatcaatacaataaaactataatGTTTCTCATCATAGCATGACACATCAGCCTCAACTTTGAAGCTCCtattgacacatcagttaaaatcattgaccaattaaattaaaacaaataatacagaTCAACTTACAAATTGCCACAGTGGACACATAATTGTCTTCTCTTCATCAATCGATTTCAGAATTTCAACCTAACGAAATTGTTTATCTTCTGCGCATCTCAACTAAAATTCTTATTCATGACAATTCCGATGATCGCATAAGCGTACGGTGATTGTTTTAGTTTGTCTAACTAtgattcttctactttttttgtttcttctacttttgtttccaattaacaaaattatgttcttttatGTCTCTTAATTTGAGGGATTGTGGAAGATTTCAAAGCTGTAAATGTGTTAATTTGAGATGAATTTTTGAGATAAGCTATgtgtttgaaacttgaaattaCTATGAATGTTGGTGAAGAGAAGAGTCAAGAAGTCTCTTCAAGTGGCTTCAGTGTTTTGTTTGCTCTTCTCCTTCACGCGTCTTTGCTTTAAAGCTTGCTcatgttttttctctttcatggtggttagattcttcttcttaagtttgGTGGCTTCACTTCTGTTGTGACTTTACCAATGTGATATATTATCTCTTTGTTTACTTATTTGAGTTTGAAAGAAGCTAGAACTTTGCTGGAGAAGACTTGTGCGATTTTGAAAGATGGATTGTCtaaagaagaagtgaagctTTTGTTGATCGATGAGAACAAAtgcaagacttttaaaaactctaaagcATTTAGAATGTCTCTGCAACTTTAGCTTAGTGTATCTACAACTTTAGCTTCAAAAACCCTTTTGAGTTTCAACAATATACATTACAATAACCGTTTGTGATAGATTACAATAACCTACAGATTTTCTTGTGATATACCTTTTTAGTGTTTCTGAATTTGTTGTAACTGTTTGTTAATGCAATAATTAAGTCTTTGTTAATGAGAGAGAGGTTTGTTAATGAGAGTTTATAAACCTTGTAGTTGTTGCAAGCTGACTCCGTGGAGGGAAGAGGCAAAGCTGGAGCAAGGATTTGAGAAGAGTGATTTAGTCTGAGGTTATTCGCCGAATCTTCTAGAAAATTTGCAAGATAGAGAGGAGCGATCTCCACAATGATCATAGTTCAGGCCCATAAGACCATGAGTAAAGTACAAGATAAATCTCCACAAGTTAAGTGTAAGGGTAATATAAAGAAATAGGAGTAAGTAACAAGTTGAAGTATCAGAAGATAAAGCTATGTTTAAAAAACTAGCAAAGCTAAGGCTTACAAAGTAAGTTAATTAATGCTTGACTGGACGTGATGATATGAACAAGAGCATGATAGTAGCAAactgacaaacaaacaaacaccacaaagacttgaaattatattaatatgaaagaAGAAGGTTCTTAACACACTATTGTCTTCTTGACTCGTGCAGCAATATATCATCTTATCGAAGATATATCACAAATTCAATATTGGCACTTAGCAAGGAGAAGGAACACCTGAATTAGTTATGCGCTGAAAGTGTAAACTCATACTGTTAATAAAAGGAATACGTAGTTACTTATACCGTTCTACTGAATGTTTATCATActaacaatcaaacacaaaatgaaaaaaaaactatcaaactTACACATCTTTTATTGGCTATTGGCTATTGGTAATATGATAACTGTTTGACTGTAATATGGCATAGGTTATTGAATTCCATACTACTATAATCGATTGATTTGTATTGTCAAGATTTTTTTAtccatgttcttttttttatatataattggttccatctttatttttttgacaaaaattatgaaaaatatttaaacacacGTACTGTCAGAAGCTCCCTCATGTTAATtggataaacaaaagaaaagaaacagagctttCTCTCACTccgaaagaaagagagagttaagagaaagaagcttctcagtttaacaaaacaattcgaTTTTATAATAAAGTTATCTACGGGCTCAGTTCGTTGTTTTTTCTAGTATTtcctgatattttttttgtttgttctttaaattttgtaaaaaaaaaattgggtacTTAAGTCCCAAGTTAGttagatgaaaagaaaaattgtttgattaaaataacaaaaaataaaatgatgcaacaaataataactaaaatacaaaaacaaaaaattaccattgaccatgataatttttttttattaattataatagggcaattttcataaatacaactaaaatatgatttttccaaaattaccacttttagttttattttccaaaaaaaccactaaaataagttttttttttcaaaaataccacaaaattaaactaaagttttatattcaaaactaaaccctaaatcgtAAACACTAAATCTTACACTCTAAACACTATACCTTAAATCTATATTAGTCAACCAAtcctagaaaaataaattttacataataaaattttggtttttgtgtttgtgacatttttggaaaaaagatgtggtatttttgaaagaaaaacttacaattttgtatgttttgggaaaaaaacttaaaatgtggtattttgaaaaaaatttcattataatatttgattccaaacaacataaaaaaaatattatttcaaaaaatacaaaatatatatatatatatattataaaaacaatCCGTGGATACTAACCttattattaaaagttaaagACAAGGATGTGCAATGGTTTGCTGTTATGTCTTACGAAAtcattgctatttttttttgttgttgcaattATTAATGTATCTCTCACCGTAATCGAAAAAGCAAAAACCGAATAAAATCAAACCGGAACCAACCCGGATAGAAATAGCCGAACCCCTACTGTATGACATCCATTAGTTTGTAATAAGGGGTTCAATGCAGACTTTATATGCCGACAACAAGTTTTGATTGACTAAAAATATGATTTGCTTCAAGAAAACAATTTGGATCCAAATATcatcaaatcaacaaaataaaataaaacacaaacgcACCGAgtcgaaaaattaaaatactgaaaaaaaaaaaaacagaggcaTCTCACCAACCCCAATGCTCACTCACTTACATAAACAGCAGTGttgcttttttatataaaacagaCGAGGAGacaccgagagagagagagattgtgagaaaaGATGGCGTTGGCTCTTCGTAGACTCTCCACTTCCGTTAAGAAACCGATCTCGCGTCTTTCCTCTAATGGCGATTCTCTCCGTTTCATGGTAAAAATCTTATCACAATACGCTTTATGTTTCTCAAtctcctttttgtttgattctgatccgttttttgttttgttttttgttttttcgtatGCTCAGTCTTCTTTATCAGCCTCAGCTATGGCGGATTCCGAGAAATCTCGTTCCAGTGTAAATACATCAACTTAGATCAGAGATGCATCATCGTAATATATAGTTTCACAAACGTCTTATTTTGTTTCCCTTTTATCCAGTGGATTAAGCAACTCAACGCATCTCTAGACGAAATCGATCCCGAAGTCGCTGATATTATCGAATTAGAGAAGGCTAGGCAGTGGAAGGTAATATATTACAGTATAACTTCTCTTGTGTTGTGTGAGGGATGATGATCACTGAGTCACAAATTTCACAAATCTGGATCAGTACGGATGATGTTtgtgcgttttttttttttttttcagggatTTGAACTAATACCATCTGAGAACTTCACTTCTCTTTCGGTGATGCAAGCGGTTGGTTCTGTTATGACTAACAAGTATAGTGAAGGTTATCCTGGAGCTAGATACTATGGAGGGAATGAGTATGTTAATCTCTCTTTACATTTGGTTTCAGTTTAGTGCTACCAAGAAACGTTATGACGACGGCatacttgttttcttctaaagGTTCTTGCATTTTGTTGGTAGTATATGATGTTGAaggtaatttatatattatcaattaTTAGGTACATTGACATGGCTGAATCATTATGTCAAAGACGCGCATTAGAAGCTTTTCAGTTAGATCCTTCGAAATGGGGAGGTacgagttcttttttttttttttttggcagatgaTGTGCTTTATTTGATAGTGAATCATTAACATATGACTTGGTTGTTATTAAAATTCATTCTACTAGCTAGAAACCAATTTTACTAGTGGAGACGCTTATGACATGAGCTATTCCTTGTGTAGTCAATGTGCAGTCTCTATCAGGATCACCAGCTAACTTCCAAGTTTATACCGCACTGTTGAAACCTCATGAGAGAATCATGGCACTTGACTTACCTCATGGTGGACATCTTTCTCATGGTTATCAGGTACCTAAAATCACTATAGCATCGTCAATTTCGGACTTCCTTTCTCATCTCCTTGTGGGATatcttttccattttcttttaattgctCATGTGCAGACTGACACGAAGAAAATATCGGCTGTATCCATCTTTTTTGAGACAATGCCATATAGATTGGATGAGAACACCGGTTACATTGATTATGATCAGGTTCGGTAGTTAATAACCAGCTTAGCTTATACATTTTATCTCTCTCAAATAGACCGCTGAGATACAAGTTGGGTATATACAAGCTTTTTCGTTTACGTTTCCCATGTGATCAGTTCTGAAAGCAAAGTTTATTTTGTTGTGATATAATAATTTGCAGCTAGAAAAAAGTGCCGTGCTTTTCAGACCGAAACTTATTGTTGCGGGTGCAAGTGCGTATGCTCGTCTATATGACTATGCACGCATTCGTAAGGTAAAATATTGTCAGCTCTTGAGTGTGAATTATATAATTACcaaatttgtttgtatataAATGTGAATTGTATTCTTCAAGATTGTTGATGATAATATTGCAGGTTTGTGACAAGCAAAAGGCAGTTATGTTGGCTGATATGGCTCATATTAGTGGGTTGGTTGCTGCTGGCGTTATTCCTTCTCCTTTTGAGTATGCAGATGTTGTTACTACTACAACTCACAAATCGCTTCGCGGTCCCAGAGGGGCTATGATATTCTTTAGGAAGGGGTTAAAAGAGATTAACAAACAAGGGAAAGAGGTGAAATTTTAAGTCTCCATTTTGTATATAGATGAGTAATAAGGGGCTGAAAATTTTTCGCAGTATTTGATCGTTTGTATCTTTACCTTGCAGGTTATGTATGACTATGAAGACAGAATAAACCAAGCTGTATTTCCTGGACTGCAAGGTGGTCCACATAATCACACAATAACGGGTCTAGCAGTTGCTCTGAAGCAGNNNNNNNNNNNNNNNNNNNNNNNNNNNNNNNNNNNNNNNNNNNNNNNNNNNNNNNNNNNNNNNNNNNNNNNNNNNNNNNNNNNNNNNNNNNNNNNNNNNNNNNNNNNNNNNNNNNNNNNNNNNNNNNNNNNNNNNNNNNNNNNNNNNNNNNNNNNNNNNNNNNNNNNNNNNNNNNNNNNNNNNNNNNNNNNNNNNNNNNNNNNNNNNNNNNNNNNNNNNNNNNNNNNNNNNNNNNNNNNNNNNNNNNNNNNNNNNNNNNNNNNNNNNNNNNNNNNNNNNNNNNNNNNNNNNNNNNNNNNNNNNNNNNNNNNNNNNNNNNNNNNNNNNNNNNNNNNNNNNNNNNNNNNNNNNNNNNNNNNNNNNNNNNNNNNNNNNNNNNNNNNNNNNNNNNNNNNNNNNNNNNNNNNNNNNNNNNNNNNNNNNNNNNNNNNNNNNNNNNNNNNNNNNNNNNNNNNNNNNNNNNNNNNNNNNNNNNNNNNNNNNNNNNNNNNNNNNNNNNNNNNNNNNNNNNNNNNNNNNNNNNNNNNNNNNNNNNNNNNNNNNNNNNNNNNNNNNNNNNNNNNNNNNNNNNNNNNNNNNNNNNNNNNNNNNNNNNNNNNNNNNNNNNNNNNNNNNNNNNNNNNNNNNNNNNNNNNNNNNNNNNNNNNNNNNNNNNNNNNNNNNNNNNNNNNNNNNNNNNNNNNNNNNNNNNNNNNNNNNNNNNNNNNNNNNNNNNNNNNNNNNNNNNNNNNNNNNNNNNNNNNNNNNNNNNNNNNNNNNNNNNNNNNNNNN contains:
- the LOC104736698 gene encoding uncharacterized protein LOC104736698 isoform X1, giving the protein MDQNRGKQNDGSSDRRQSFNLRSTPNLPYPISPEKMQQRKPTAGRPSGTDGSDFSYRMVVDSRYTKVTKEKARLRPLIFVQAVIYLIGVSCAFLTTTKKDEMNTLAIAGAAAGFVSSLIGELGCRRSRVNLLCLVWFCYCFVSCLVLLLCCVLFGSVFINCCLDFVFTSTEWFISSGQVCIVFWVF
- the LOC104736698 gene encoding uncharacterized protein LOC104736698 isoform X2, with the translated sequence MDQNRGKQNDGSSDRRQSFNLRSTPNLPYPISPEKMQQRKPTAGRPSGTDGSDFSYRMVVDSRYTKVTKEKARLRPLIFVQAVIYLIGVSCAFLTTTKKDEMNTLAIAGAAAGFVSSLIGELEMSRKEEGYQEVS
- the LOC104738226 gene encoding serine hydroxymethyltransferase 2, mitochondrial-like (The sequence of the model RefSeq protein was modified relative to this genomic sequence to represent the inferred CDS: added 24 bases not found in genome assembly), giving the protein MALALRRLSTSVKKPISRLSSNGDSLRFMSSLSASAMADSEKSRSSWIKQLNASLDEIDPEVADIIELEKARQWKGFELIPSENFTSLSVMQAVGSVMTNKYSEGYPGARYYGGNEYIDMAESLCQRRALEAFQLDPSKWGVNVQSLSGSPANFQVYTALLKPHERIMALDLPHGGHLSHGYQTDTKKISAVSIFFETMPYRLDENTGYIDYDQLEKSAVLFRPKLIVAGASAYARLYDYARIRKVCDKQKAVMLADMAHISGLVAAGVIPSPFEYADVVTTTTHKSLRGPRGAMIFFRKGLKEINKQGKEVMYDYEDRINQAVFPGLQGGPHNHTITGLAVALKQIQSSTLF